The sequence CACCCGCATTTCGCTGTGGGGCGCGATCTTCCTGGCACTGCTGACGGTGGTGCCGCAGATCGTGCAGCGACTGACCGGCGTGACCACCTTCCAGTTTTCGGGTACGGGCCTCCTCATCATCGTGGGTGTGGCGCTCGAAACGCTGCGTCAGCTGGAATCGCAACTGACGGTGCGGCGGTACGACGGATTTATCAGCAAGGGCCGCATTCGTGGGCGTTTGCAGGATTGAACAGTTCTAAACAAGAGCGGGTCTGGGACATGTTCCCGGCCCGCTTTCTGCTAGCTTGGTCAGACACTCGGTTTCATCAGTCCTGACGTTTTACCCTGAGTTATTCACGCGAAGCCACCCACTCGAAAGGAAGCTGCATGCCCAAAGCGCCCCACAAAGTCGTGATTTTTCTTGGCCCTCCCGGTGCAGGTAAAGGAACCCAGGCTGAACGTCTGGCCGCCGATCAGAACCTGCTGAAGATCAGTACCGGCGACATTCTGCGCGATCATGTGACGCGCGGCACCGAGCTTGGGCAGCGCGTGAAGCCGATTCTGGATGCCGGACATCTGGTACCCGACGATATCCTGATTGCGCTGATCCGTGACCGGCTGGCAGCGCTGGAAAGCGTGCGGGTCATCTTCGATGGTTTTCCGCGCACCACCGCGCAGGCACAGGAACTCGACATGCTCCTTGAAGAACTCGGGGCACCGATCAGCGCTGTGCCCCTGCTAGAAGTGCCGGATCAGCTTCTGATCGACCGCATCGTAGAGCGGGGCAAGACCAGCGGGCGCAGCGACGACACTGAAGAAGTGGCCCGCAACCGGCAGACGGTGTACCGTGACCAGACCCAGCCGCTGATCGATTACTACTCGGCACGTGGACAGGTTCGGACGATTAACGGGGTGGGAAGCATGGACGAGG is a genomic window of Deinococcus ruber containing:
- a CDS encoding adenylate kinase; translation: MPKAPHKVVIFLGPPGAGKGTQAERLAADQNLLKISTGDILRDHVTRGTELGQRVKPILDAGHLVPDDILIALIRDRLAALESVRVIFDGFPRTTAQAQELDMLLEELGAPISAVPLLEVPDQLLIDRIVERGKTSGRSDDTEEVARNRQTVYRDQTQPLIDYYSARGQVRTINGVGSMDEVYSRILDAVK